In the Armatimonas rosea genome, one interval contains:
- a CDS encoding serine/threonine-protein kinase: protein MPIGQIGKYERLEILGHGASGIVYLAWDTLLRRNVALKEIRAAGPEQEKVLSEARVLDRLRHPHIIEVHSVDLQEGVILLDMELVRGKNLAEVLRDRMGSPLEPAAAVKIVLAVLDALAFAHERRILHKDIKPANILIGDDNTTIKLTDFGLAEALGTASVAGGGGTYPYMAPEDFAEQADSDWRSDLWAVGVVLYELVTGKRPFAAADTRNPFSWKAAIETEAPPPTGVSEALDAVVVKALAKDKAGRYQTARAFAEALQAAATGLPAPAPAPAPGPPPAPVAAPDRLVFSDGTVVQTLDELLTGAARNWDESRRALIEGRFETFLRAIGEPFIADLARELAGRADRGPDRKLREFLERARPEDPVEQPDDAEHTIPFSALKERLARFDLAGELHAGGGQAQLTPLVTTPAPAQKVQIEAVVGEKALPKEGMRWWFIPLLLLTLAPAAAGFGSAGGARLNSGLALTGLVSAMLLLVSIGTRQPLWTRVLALFPVAIGVMAGGVLAARAIQGSPTPGALLTVSVMALLPLGILLIQAATARRLWRLWLALTLLLALGAAFFLRS from the coding sequence ATGCCCATTGGCCAGATTGGAAAGTACGAGCGGCTAGAGATCCTAGGGCACGGTGCCTCGGGGATTGTCTACCTTGCCTGGGACACGCTGCTACGGCGCAATGTCGCGCTGAAGGAGATCCGCGCCGCCGGCCCCGAGCAGGAAAAAGTCCTCTCAGAGGCACGTGTGCTGGACCGCCTGCGCCACCCGCATATTATCGAGGTGCACTCGGTGGACCTGCAAGAGGGCGTGATCCTGCTGGACATGGAGCTGGTGCGCGGCAAGAACCTCGCGGAGGTGCTCCGGGACCGGATGGGAAGCCCGCTGGAGCCCGCCGCCGCGGTGAAGATTGTCCTCGCGGTGCTCGATGCGCTGGCCTTTGCCCACGAGCGGCGGATTCTGCACAAAGACATCAAGCCCGCCAATATCCTGATCGGCGACGATAACACGACCATTAAGCTCACGGACTTTGGGCTCGCCGAGGCACTGGGGACCGCCTCGGTGGCCGGGGGCGGGGGAACCTATCCCTACATGGCCCCCGAGGACTTCGCCGAGCAGGCCGACTCAGACTGGCGCTCCGACCTCTGGGCCGTGGGAGTTGTGCTCTACGAGCTGGTCACGGGCAAGCGCCCCTTCGCCGCCGCCGATACCCGCAACCCGTTTTCCTGGAAGGCGGCGATCGAGACCGAGGCGCCTCCGCCCACCGGGGTGAGCGAGGCACTCGATGCGGTCGTGGTCAAGGCGCTCGCCAAGGACAAGGCCGGCCGCTACCAGACCGCCCGTGCCTTCGCCGAGGCGCTCCAGGCCGCCGCCACGGGGCTCCCGGCTCCCGCGCCTGCGCCCGCTCCGGGGCCCCCCCCTGCCCCCGTGGCCGCCCCCGACCGCCTGGTCTTCTCCGATGGCACGGTGGTCCAGACACTCGATGAGCTCCTCACCGGGGCGGCACGCAACTGGGACGAGTCCCGGCGGGCGCTGATCGAGGGGCGCTTTGAGACCTTCTTGCGGGCGATTGGCGAGCCCTTTATCGCCGACCTGGCGCGAGAGCTCGCGGGCCGCGCCGACCGCGGCCCCGACCGAAAGCTCCGAGAGTTCTTGGAGCGCGCTCGCCCCGAGGACCCGGTGGAGCAGCCCGACGATGCCGAGCATACGATTCCCTTCTCCGCGCTGAAGGAGCGCCTCGCCCGCTTCGATCTGGCGGGAGAGCTCCACGCCGGGGGAGGACAGGCGCAGCTCACCCCGCTCGTCACGACACCGGCCCCGGCCCAAAAAGTCCAGATCGAGGCGGTGGTGGGCGAGAAGGCGCTCCCTAAAGAGGGCATGCGCTGGTGGTTTATTCCGCTACTCTTGCTCACGCTGGCACCAGCCGCCGCAGGGTTTGGCTCGGCTGGGGGGGCGAGGCTCAATAGTGGCCTCGCCCTGACCGGGCTCGTGAGCGCGATGCTCCTGCTGGTCTCGATTGGCACGCGCCAGCCGCTCTGGACACGGGTCTTGGCGCTCTTCCCCGTGGCGATTGGGGTGATGGCGGGCGGTGTCCTGGCGGCAAGGGCGATCCAAGGCAGTCCGACTCCCGGTGCGCTCCTGACGGTCTCGGTGATGGCGCTCCTACCACTGGGCATCCTCCTGATCCAAGCCGCCACCGCCCGCCGGCTCTGGCGTCTCTGGCTGGCCCTAACCCTGCTCCTGGCACTGGGGGCCGCGTTTTTCCTGCGTTCTTAG
- a CDS encoding M24 family metallopeptidase, whose product MNGISVAEYAARRERVLEGLGGAAGVVFAGEGGPPLLGRWTANKHFIYLTGITNEPGAAVLFDPTSPDPSKRITLLLRSRDPEREHWDGYRDPLNHALKEKTGFTSIARSGGIAGALTSAARRGRRFACLHPYSVYPGAVSPDLAAFRQVTERVPGVAIEDKTQLLIEMRSIKSEAELALMQKAVDATVDGYKAALAAIQPGVSERVVAEALESAFRKHGGEHAYNPIVGGGMNATVLHYMDNDQVLKEGELVLIDAGASFAGYAADVTRTYPVSGRFTDEQQYLYNLVLESELAGIAASRAGAAMWEVDRAARAVFEKAGMPDCYTYGVGHGLGLDVHDALPDGVLKPGMVITIEPGLYLADKALGIRIEDDILITDGDPINLTAAIPK is encoded by the coding sequence ATGAATGGAATTTCTGTGGCAGAGTATGCAGCACGGCGTGAGCGGGTGCTGGAGGGCCTGGGAGGCGCGGCCGGGGTGGTCTTCGCGGGGGAGGGCGGCCCGCCGCTCCTGGGGCGCTGGACCGCAAACAAGCACTTTATCTACCTGACGGGCATCACCAACGAGCCGGGAGCCGCCGTGCTCTTCGACCCGACCTCGCCCGACCCGAGCAAGCGTATCACGCTGCTCTTAAGATCCCGAGACCCCGAGCGGGAGCACTGGGACGGCTACCGCGATCCGCTCAACCATGCCCTGAAAGAGAAGACGGGCTTTACGAGCATTGCGCGCAGCGGCGGGATCGCCGGGGCACTCACCAGCGCGGCCCGGCGCGGTCGGCGTTTTGCCTGCCTGCATCCCTACTCGGTCTATCCCGGCGCGGTCTCGCCCGACCTGGCGGCGTTTCGCCAAGTGACGGAGCGCGTTCCGGGTGTCGCCATTGAAGATAAAACGCAGCTGCTAATAGAAATGCGCTCGATTAAGTCCGAGGCGGAGCTGGCGCTGATGCAGAAAGCCGTGGACGCGACAGTCGATGGCTACAAGGCTGCACTGGCCGCGATCCAGCCGGGCGTGAGCGAGCGCGTGGTGGCCGAGGCGCTGGAGAGTGCGTTTCGCAAGCACGGCGGGGAGCATGCCTACAACCCGATTGTCGGTGGTGGGATGAATGCGACTGTCCTGCACTACATGGACAACGACCAGGTTCTCAAGGAGGGCGAGCTGGTGCTCATCGACGCTGGGGCGAGCTTTGCGGGCTATGCCGCCGATGTGACACGTACCTACCCCGTCTCGGGGCGCTTCACCGACGAGCAACAGTATCTCTACAACCTGGTGTTGGAGTCCGAGCTGGCGGGGATTGCGGCCTCGCGCGCCGGGGCCGCGATGTGGGAGGTGGACCGCGCCGCCCGCGCCGTGTTCGAGAAAGCGGGGATGCCGGACTGTTACACCTACGGGGTCGGGCATGGCCTCGGTCTCGATGTCCACGACGCCCTCCCCGATGGTGTTTTGAAGCCTGGCATGGTCATCACGATCGAGCCGGGCCTCTACCTGGCCGACAAGGCGCTGGGAATCCGCATCGAGGACGATATCCTCATCACCGACGGCGACCCGATCAACCTCACCGCTGCGATCCCGAAGTAA
- a CDS encoding alpha-glucosidase/alpha-galactosidase — MIKVAMIGAGSVVFSKNLTGDILSFPEFKDATFSYMDIDADRLEVGAALCRKVGAALGASPTIEATLDRKKALEGADFVINMVQIGGFDSTLVDFEIPRKYGLGFTIADTTGPGGFFRALRTYPMLKGLVEDMMAICPKAVLLNYSNPMSMNMQTITRSSNIQAVGLCHSVQGTLNQIMGYIGVNPSEVGFTCAGINHMAFYTKLEREGQDLYPRLFEAMGDPAIFAKNKVRFELMKRLGYFITESSEHNAEYNPWFIPRGKDKIAEFSVPMDEYLRRCDGIVDEFERMKVFARSDDPITVHKSHEYGSTIIHSIVTGTPSVVYGNMPNNGAISNLPNDAIAEVPTLVDRAGLQFTTVGALPPQLIGYMMPHVTQHELFIRAAQEGRRDHIYQAAMFDPLTGATLSTDQIVEMCDELIVAHGDLLPPIDTKKTLVPTSGKTFNPPTPQELRASWDAAQKEGHEDDLLSWRVLGPFVRPFGESGVSTGWVAPDVDEDIFASGEHKTGWRETIANKKGYVNLGRAIGNHDNAVAYAYTELESVHARETILKCGSDDGIKIWINGVVVHDNDALRGYTEKEDQASIRLEEGVNRILVKITNAVHGWGFGVAVPKPNF, encoded by the coding sequence ATGATAAAAGTAGCCATGATTGGCGCAGGCAGCGTCGTCTTTTCAAAAAACCTCACCGGTGATATTCTCTCGTTTCCTGAGTTCAAGGACGCGACTTTCTCCTACATGGATATCGACGCGGACCGCCTAGAAGTCGGGGCCGCGCTGTGCCGCAAGGTGGGTGCGGCGCTCGGAGCCAGCCCGACCATCGAGGCGACCCTGGACCGCAAGAAGGCGCTGGAGGGCGCGGACTTTGTGATCAACATGGTCCAGATCGGCGGCTTCGACTCGACCCTGGTGGACTTTGAGATTCCCCGCAAGTACGGCCTCGGCTTCACGATCGCCGACACGACCGGGCCGGGGGGATTTTTCCGCGCCCTCCGCACCTACCCCATGCTCAAGGGCTTGGTCGAGGACATGATGGCGATCTGCCCGAAGGCGGTCTTGCTCAACTACTCCAACCCCATGAGCATGAACATGCAGACCATCACCCGCAGCTCCAATATCCAGGCGGTCGGGCTGTGTCATAGCGTCCAAGGCACGCTGAACCAGATCATGGGCTATATCGGCGTGAACCCAAGTGAGGTGGGCTTCACGTGTGCCGGGATCAACCACATGGCCTTCTACACCAAGCTGGAGCGCGAGGGCCAGGACTTGTATCCGCGGCTCTTTGAGGCGATGGGCGATCCGGCGATCTTTGCCAAGAACAAGGTGCGCTTTGAGCTCATGAAGCGCCTGGGCTACTTCATCACCGAGTCTAGCGAGCACAACGCGGAGTACAACCCGTGGTTTATCCCGCGCGGCAAGGATAAGATCGCGGAGTTCTCGGTGCCCATGGACGAGTACCTGCGGCGCTGCGATGGGATTGTCGATGAGTTCGAGCGCATGAAGGTCTTTGCCCGCTCCGACGATCCGATCACGGTGCACAAGTCCCATGAGTACGGCTCCACTATTATTCACTCGATCGTCACGGGGACGCCGTCGGTGGTCTACGGGAACATGCCCAACAACGGCGCGATCTCCAACCTGCCCAACGATGCCATCGCCGAGGTGCCGACCCTGGTGGACCGGGCCGGCCTGCAGTTCACGACGGTCGGGGCGCTGCCGCCGCAGCTCATTGGCTACATGATGCCGCATGTCACCCAGCACGAGCTCTTTATCCGCGCCGCGCAAGAGGGCCGCCGCGACCATATCTACCAGGCCGCGATGTTCGACCCGCTCACCGGTGCCACCCTCTCCACAGACCAGATTGTGGAGATGTGCGATGAGCTGATTGTCGCCCACGGAGACTTACTGCCGCCTATTGATACGAAGAAGACCCTGGTTCCCACGAGCGGCAAGACCTTCAATCCCCCGACACCCCAAGAGCTCCGGGCGAGCTGGGACGCCGCCCAGAAAGAGGGGCACGAGGACGATCTCCTGAGCTGGCGCGTCTTAGGGCCGTTTGTTCGACCGTTCGGCGAGAGCGGTGTCAGCACCGGCTGGGTCGCGCCCGATGTGGACGAAGACATCTTTGCCAGCGGGGAGCACAAGACCGGCTGGCGCGAGACCATCGCCAATAAAAAGGGCTACGTGAACCTGGGCCGCGCCATCGGCAACCACGACAACGCCGTGGCCTACGCCTACACCGAGCTGGAGTCGGTCCATGCCCGGGAGACCATCCTCAAGTGCGGCTCCGACGATGGCATTAAGATCTGGATCAACGGGGTCGTCGTCCACGACAACGATGCCCTCCGTGGCTACACGGAAAAAGAGGATCAGGCCTCGATCCGCCTGGAGGAGGGGGTCAACCGGATTCTGGTCAAGATCACCAACGCCGTCCACGGCTGGGGCTTCGGAGTCGCGGTTCCCAAGCCGAATTTCTAG
- a CDS encoding DinB family protein, which translates to MTVQQHLVQVTKESAAEFFRYAATVPEEKLDWAPLELGQSVLSMCREIAATPGWGLDVMLATQRTDEERQAAFAQMQSWTTITQCQEEFEKRFALWAPYVEALPDTQLTETRWLPFNGGRDHTYLEMLEYPRWNCTYHLGQVAYIQTLYGDKELH; encoded by the coding sequence ATGACAGTTCAGCAACACCTTGTGCAGGTCACCAAAGAGTCTGCCGCAGAGTTCTTTCGCTACGCCGCCACCGTCCCCGAAGAGAAGCTCGACTGGGCTCCCCTGGAGCTCGGGCAGTCGGTTCTCTCGATGTGCCGTGAGATCGCCGCGACACCGGGCTGGGGGCTGGATGTGATGCTGGCGACACAACGAACCGACGAAGAGCGGCAAGCGGCGTTTGCCCAGATGCAGTCGTGGACCACGATAACGCAGTGCCAGGAGGAGTTCGAGAAGCGCTTTGCCCTCTGGGCACCGTATGTCGAAGCGCTACCTGACACCCAGCTCACCGAGACACGCTGGCTTCCCTTCAACGGCGGCCGCGACCACACCTACCTGGAGATGCTGGAGTACCCCCGCTGGAACTGCACCTACCACCTCGGGCAGGTTGCCTATATCCAGACCCTCTACGGCGACAAAGAGCTACACTAG
- a CDS encoding dihydrodipicolinate synthase family protein yields MKTNWTGLIAAPHTPFAADGSLNLGVIEKQCEKLITDGVIGAFVCGSTGEGVSLSGAERKAVARRWVELAAGRLKVIVHVGHTSIPDAAELAADAQAAGADGISALAPYYFKPAGVGQLLDFMAPVAAAAPELPFFYYHIPALTGAALPMIPLLEQATDRIPSFAGLKFTHNDLLEFAACLRFENGRYDIFWGSDECMLPALSVGAVGFVGSTYNYSAPLYHKLRAAFAAGDQAEARRLSDVVMDAVRALLQNPGLPSGKAIMEGVGVPVGAPRPPLRPLTAAQAEVLVARLWELGAL; encoded by the coding sequence ATGAAGACCAACTGGACGGGGCTCATTGCGGCTCCCCACACGCCGTTCGCCGCCGATGGCTCCCTCAATCTTGGCGTTATTGAGAAACAGTGCGAGAAGTTAATTACCGATGGCGTGATCGGCGCGTTTGTCTGTGGCTCGACGGGCGAGGGGGTCTCGCTGAGCGGGGCGGAGCGCAAGGCGGTGGCGCGGCGCTGGGTAGAGCTCGCGGCGGGGCGGCTGAAGGTGATTGTCCATGTGGGGCACACGAGCATTCCTGATGCAGCCGAGCTGGCAGCCGATGCACAAGCGGCGGGCGCAGACGGTATCTCGGCGCTGGCTCCGTATTATTTTAAGCCCGCCGGGGTAGGGCAGCTCTTGGATTTTATGGCGCCGGTCGCCGCCGCCGCGCCCGAGCTGCCGTTTTTCTACTACCACATTCCCGCACTGACCGGCGCGGCGCTACCCATGATCCCACTGCTGGAGCAGGCCACCGACCGCATCCCCAGCTTTGCGGGCCTCAAGTTCACCCACAATGATCTCCTAGAGTTCGCTGCCTGCCTGCGTTTTGAGAACGGGCGCTACGATATCTTCTGGGGCTCCGATGAGTGCATGCTCCCGGCGCTGAGTGTCGGGGCGGTTGGCTTCGTGGGCAGCACCTACAACTACTCCGCGCCGCTCTACCACAAGCTCCGCGCAGCGTTTGCGGCGGGCGACCAGGCCGAGGCACGACGCCTCTCCGATGTCGTGATGGATGCCGTCCGCGCCCTGCTCCAGAATCCGGGGCTTCCCAGCGGCAAGGCAATCATGGAGGGAGTGGGAGTTCCCGTGGGAGCGCCGCGCCCGCCCCTACGCCCCCTGACTGCGGCGCAAGCCGAGGTCTTGGTGGCGCGCTTGTGGGAGCTTGGGGCGCTCTAA
- a CDS encoding M48 family metallopeptidase, whose amino-acid sequence MRSQQQATLPEDKVPLAVILSFSLYPLIAGGLLYYGFFLLEGLSVTLWRLLFLLGNLLFIASWVAVGWWARARTRTRLENDHPMAESAGTFAARSGVVIQRLYVFPSSKVDAYRTPAGSLCLSSALLRNLTPREAEVLIAHNIHLGAIKWAPLLGFASYGILGLFTTGLQEWLQHRFGTPLGRAALTVEGIRGVLMLGMITATTIWRDRREKAADAFAVKVIGDPERVVQAILKEYALSSGATQNSIEKLPDGLKERIRRIRENAPTPER is encoded by the coding sequence ATGCGCTCACAGCAGCAAGCCACGCTCCCCGAGGACAAAGTCCCCCTCGCAGTTATCTTGAGCTTCTCCCTCTACCCTCTGATTGCGGGAGGACTTCTCTACTATGGCTTCTTTCTGCTAGAGGGCCTCTCTGTCACCTTGTGGCGGTTGCTTTTCCTTCTGGGGAACCTTCTCTTCATTGCCAGCTGGGTGGCGGTGGGCTGGTGGGCAAGGGCGAGAACCCGCACTCGCCTGGAGAACGACCACCCCATGGCGGAGAGTGCGGGGACATTTGCGGCACGCTCGGGTGTGGTTATCCAGCGCCTGTATGTCTTCCCCTCTTCCAAGGTCGACGCCTACCGCACTCCCGCAGGCTCCCTCTGTCTCTCCAGCGCCCTCCTGCGCAACCTGACCCCACGCGAGGCCGAGGTGCTTATCGCCCACAACATCCACCTTGGCGCGATCAAGTGGGCTCCCCTTCTGGGCTTTGCCAGCTACGGTATCCTGGGACTCTTCACCACAGGGCTGCAAGAGTGGCTTCAGCACCGGTTTGGTACTCCCCTTGGCCGTGCGGCACTCACGGTCGAGGGGATACGGGGAGTGCTCATGCTTGGTATGATCACTGCCACAACAATCTGGAGAGACCGTCGCGAAAAGGCTGCCGATGCGTTTGCCGTGAAAGTTATCGGCGACCCAGAGCGAGTGGTGCAGGCGATCCTAAAGGAGTACGCTCTCTCGTCTGGAGCGACACAGAACTCGATAGAGAAGCTCCCCGATGGCCTAAAAGAGCGCATCCGGCGGATTCGGGAAAACGCCCCAACCCCTGAGAGATAA
- a CDS encoding PQQ-binding-like beta-propeller repeat protein — translation MQQFRIAPGKLANALKQAWRFKTGKPVLSSPVVDSAGRVFFGSADKKVYAVRLADGKKLWATPTNGEIEATARLVGKLVVIGSSDARLYALDAATGKLVWKYKTDDKILGAANLTTAPDGKTPWLVFGSYDNRVHCVNANTGKLNWTYETDNYVNGMPAIYQGKVVFGGCDGILHVVSIADGKKLTSIDIGDYIAGSVTIEDGRVYLGHYGNAVVCVDLASGKNVWTYRDRGFPYYSSPAVLGDRMVIGGRDKFVHCLNKDTGKALWRFRTRGKIDGSPVICDGKVVIGSEDGRLYFLNLADGKQVWSFPIGRPVMGSSCVLNGQVLVGSDDGYVYCFR, via the coding sequence ATGCAGCAGTTCCGAATCGCGCCAGGGAAGCTGGCAAACGCACTCAAGCAGGCATGGCGGTTCAAGACCGGCAAGCCCGTGCTATCGTCGCCCGTGGTAGACAGCGCCGGGCGTGTCTTCTTTGGCTCGGCGGATAAAAAGGTCTACGCCGTGCGCCTCGCCGATGGGAAGAAGCTCTGGGCAACCCCCACCAACGGCGAGATCGAGGCCACGGCGCGTCTGGTAGGAAAGCTCGTGGTGATTGGCTCGTCGGATGCGCGCCTCTACGCCCTTGATGCCGCCACGGGTAAGCTGGTGTGGAAGTACAAGACCGACGATAAGATTTTAGGCGCGGCGAACCTCACGACCGCTCCCGATGGCAAGACCCCCTGGCTCGTCTTTGGTAGCTACGACAACCGGGTCCACTGTGTCAATGCCAACACCGGAAAGCTGAACTGGACCTACGAGACCGACAACTATGTCAATGGTATGCCCGCGATCTACCAGGGAAAAGTGGTCTTTGGCGGCTGCGATGGCATCCTCCATGTCGTGAGTATCGCAGATGGTAAGAAGCTCACAAGTATCGATATCGGGGACTACATCGCCGGCTCGGTGACCATCGAGGACGGCCGGGTCTACCTGGGGCACTACGGCAACGCGGTGGTGTGTGTAGACTTGGCATCGGGCAAGAACGTCTGGACCTACCGCGACCGCGGCTTCCCGTACTACTCGTCGCCCGCCGTGCTCGGGGACCGTATGGTGATCGGGGGGCGCGATAAGTTTGTCCACTGCCTCAACAAAGACACCGGCAAGGCGCTCTGGAGATTCCGCACGCGCGGCAAGATCGACGGCTCCCCGGTCATTTGCGACGGCAAGGTGGTGATTGGCTCGGAGGACGGGCGGCTCTACTTCCTGAACCTGGCCGATGGCAAGCAAGTCTGGAGTTTCCCGATTGGCCGCCCCGTCATGGGCTCCTCCTGCGTCCTCAACGGCCAAGTATTGGTCGGCTCCGACGACGGCTATGTCTACTGCTTCCGGTAG
- a CDS encoding PQQ-binding-like beta-propeller repeat protein: protein MQDGTSKQDWANWRGPSYNGSTDASDLPVKFSPTTGLKWTAPMPGPTAATPIVLGSSVYITSADIDKQLLLAYCLDRKTGKVKWQDAMGSGYQPGGQGNKVRLDERSHYAAPSPVADSKRVVFFFGNGDLAAFTHSGKKLWQRNLQKDYGDFAFQWTFSSSPQLWKDKLYIQILQRNQPVGPRGKGVPESFLLALNPSTGAELWRSARPSEASNESRESYGTPIPHTVKGKTQLLISGGDVVTGHDPETGKELWRWGTWNEGHREQWWRLVPSPVAGEGVVLVCAPKRAPVYATRLETATPAWKSEERSNVTSDVPTPCFGQGKFYVLSDVKKSLSCIEAKSGAVVWSVPTPGRQMCWGSPTLADGKLYVIDLNGVVFVFEAATGKLLAENPMDTEGADIRSSIAVAYNNLFIRTRDKLYCVGR, encoded by the coding sequence ATGCAAGACGGAACGAGTAAACAGGACTGGGCAAACTGGCGCGGCCCGAGCTACAACGGCTCCACCGATGCCAGCGACCTGCCCGTGAAGTTCTCCCCGACAACCGGCCTGAAGTGGACTGCCCCCATGCCTGGCCCCACCGCCGCCACCCCGATCGTGCTGGGTAGCAGTGTCTATATCACGTCGGCGGATATCGACAAGCAGCTCCTGCTCGCCTACTGCCTGGACCGCAAGACCGGGAAGGTGAAGTGGCAGGACGCGATGGGGAGCGGCTACCAGCCCGGCGGCCAGGGCAACAAGGTCCGCCTCGATGAGCGCAGCCACTACGCCGCACCGTCGCCAGTCGCCGACAGCAAGCGGGTGGTCTTTTTCTTTGGCAACGGCGACCTGGCGGCCTTCACCCACAGCGGCAAGAAGCTCTGGCAGCGCAACCTCCAGAAAGACTACGGCGACTTTGCCTTCCAGTGGACCTTCTCCAGCAGCCCCCAGCTCTGGAAGGACAAGCTCTACATCCAGATCCTCCAGCGCAACCAGCCGGTCGGGCCGCGCGGCAAGGGAGTCCCCGAGTCGTTTCTGCTGGCGCTCAACCCCAGCACGGGCGCGGAGCTCTGGCGGAGTGCGCGTCCCAGCGAGGCGAGTAATGAGTCTCGTGAGTCGTATGGCACCCCGATCCCCCACACCGTCAAGGGAAAGACCCAGCTGCTGATCTCCGGCGGCGATGTGGTCACCGGCCACGACCCGGAGACGGGCAAGGAGCTCTGGCGCTGGGGGACCTGGAACGAGGGCCACCGCGAGCAGTGGTGGCGTCTCGTCCCCTCACCGGTCGCGGGCGAGGGAGTCGTGCTGGTCTGTGCTCCCAAGCGCGCCCCGGTCTACGCGACCCGGCTTGAGACCGCGACACCCGCCTGGAAGAGTGAGGAGCGCAGCAATGTCACCAGCGATGTCCCCACGCCGTGCTTTGGCCAGGGCAAGTTCTATGTCCTCAGTGATGTGAAAAAATCGCTCTCCTGTATCGAGGCCAAGAGCGGCGCGGTTGTCTGGAGTGTCCCGACACCCGGTCGGCAGATGTGCTGGGGCTCCCCCACCCTCGCCGACGGCAAGCTCTACGTGATCGACCTTAACGGAGTCGTGTTTGTCTTTGAGGCAGCAACGGGTAAGCTCCTAGCAGAGAACCCCATGGACACCGAAGGGGCCGATATTCGCTCCAGTATCGCCGTTGCCTACAACAATCTTTTCATCCGAACCCGGGATAAACTCTACTGCGTGGGGCGGTAG
- a CDS encoding iron-containing alcohol dehydrogenase produces the protein MFDWQLHTRIVCGAGALARLGELARGLGTRALLVTDPGIVQAGHLGRAEAILQAAGVATAVFAQVHENPTTADVAACLEVAQDFAPDLLIALGGGSAMDTAKGTNFLLTNGGPLSDFWVASPSRRGLTQPLLPTIAIPTTAGTGSEVQCHALIADSQSHAKMALGETGAEPTLALLDPELTLTLPRSVTAQTGIDALVHAIETAVTKPRTPHSLLFSHEAFRLLSSSFSRVLENSSDLEAREAMLLGATWAGLAIEYSMLGIAHSVANPLTAHFGVVHGQAVGVMLPHVIAFNAEDTTTRRAYAALGQSPEALSEQVTLWLQQAGMATTLGECGVSGEAIETLATEAARQWTASFNPRPVTAVDLAGLYRKAL, from the coding sequence ATGTTTGACTGGCAGCTACACACGCGGATTGTCTGCGGCGCGGGGGCACTGGCACGGCTGGGCGAGCTCGCACGGGGGCTCGGGACGCGGGCGCTGCTCGTCACCGACCCCGGCATTGTGCAGGCAGGCCACCTCGGGCGGGCAGAGGCGATCTTGCAGGCAGCGGGCGTGGCGACCGCGGTCTTTGCCCAGGTCCACGAGAACCCAACCACCGCAGATGTCGCTGCCTGTCTGGAGGTTGCCCAAGACTTTGCCCCGGATCTTCTCATCGCGCTGGGCGGGGGCTCGGCGATGGACACGGCCAAGGGGACCAACTTCCTCCTCACCAACGGCGGCCCCCTGAGCGATTTCTGGGTCGCCAGCCCGAGCCGCCGCGGGCTCACCCAGCCGCTCTTGCCGACCATCGCGATCCCCACGACGGCGGGCACGGGCAGCGAGGTGCAGTGCCACGCCCTGATCGCCGACTCCCAGAGCCACGCCAAGATGGCCCTCGGAGAGACCGGAGCCGAGCCCACCCTCGCGCTCCTCGACCCCGAGCTCACCCTCACCCTCCCACGCTCCGTGACTGCCCAGACCGGGATCGATGCCCTGGTCCATGCGATCGAGACCGCGGTCACCAAGCCACGCACACCACACTCGCTGCTCTTCTCCCACGAGGCCTTTCGCTTACTCTCGTCGAGCTTCTCCAGAGTCCTGGAAAACTCGAGCGACCTGGAGGCGCGCGAGGCGATGCTGCTGGGCGCGACCTGGGCGGGGCTGGCGATTGAGTACTCGATGCTGGGGATCGCCCACTCGGTGGCAAACCCGCTGACCGCGCACTTTGGGGTGGTCCATGGGCAAGCGGTCGGGGTGATGCTCCCCCACGTGATCGCCTTCAACGCCGAGGACACCACGACGCGACGCGCCTACGCGGCCCTCGGTCAGAGCCCCGAGGCGCTGAGCGAGCAAGTGACGCTCTGGCTCCAGCAGGCAGGGATGGCGACCACGCTTGGTGAATGTGGAGTCAGCGGCGAGGCGATCGAGACCCTTGCCACGGAGGCCGCGCGGCAGTGGACCGCGAGCTTCAACCCACGCCCGGTAACCGCTGTGGACCTCGCCGGGCTCTACCGAAAGGCACTGTGA